The sequence below is a genomic window from Coffea arabica cultivar ET-39 chromosome 4c, Coffea Arabica ET-39 HiFi, whole genome shotgun sequence.
TGAGGCCAAACTTATCTAAACATTGTTCCTTATCCTCTCTAACTTTGCCTTTTTAGTTGGAAGGGCTACACAAATACTACATATATTTGAGGTGTGGATGGTGTATTGCTGAATTTAGAGGTTACAATTGATATTGATGCATAAAATGTAAACATTTGTTGTTTTTTTAACACGTGTTGTAATTGTTTACACATTTGTTACTTTAATGCAAGTGTTGCACATGTAATTACACAAATTCATAGTTTTTGGTACAGTGCTGTTTTTTGTTAGACTCCTTTGTGCTACACAGAGGGAGTAGGATACTATATATATTTAAGGTGTGGATGGTGTATTCTCTGAATTTAAAGATTATAATAGGGCTCGTAGAGATTCAAGTTGCTCGCGAACTAGTCTAAGGTTCGACTCGACCTTGAGCAGCTCATTTGTGAATTCGTGTCAAGCATGAGCCTTAAAGAAGGAGGCTTGAGTGCTTAACAAAAAAACTTATTCGAGTAATTAggtttttaaattaaaaataatatatatgtgaaattaCACTTACAGGTATGAAAGTTGTGAAATTTATCACTGAAAaatcaaactcgagctcgacgtGGCTCGCAAAGGCCCTAGAGCTCATTTGAATTGAGTTCAAACTCATATACTACTTATTCAAGTCAAACTCGAGTTTAAAAATCTTTACTCAATCAAACTCGAATAGCACTATCAAGAATCGAGTTTGAGTTCGAGCATGACATTCCTCGAATTCAATTCAGTTTGAATGCACCCTAGGTTATTATTGATATTtgcatataatatataaatatttgttttttgttttacagtgttgtaaattttttttttatatgcaaGTGAGAAGTTTCGAATCCAAaatctctcacttacactcccCTTTCTCATATTACCCAACCCATCCTTCTCAGCTACTAGTGTTATAATTGCATACAAGTGTTGCACATGCAATTACAGAAGTTTTTCGTTTTTCACTTTACACATGTTATAACTGTTTATACATTTGTTACATTAAAACAAGTGTTGTCACGCATAGTTTTGGGTATACCGCAATTTTTCGTTAGAATCCGTTCgagttgcattttttttacatttgccTCGATCTCGATTTTGAAGTTCATCAGCAACCATAACATACATAATCCAATCACTTTTTCTTAATCAGTTTAGTTTTTTTGTTGTTCCTAGTCACTGAAGGTAATACATCTAAGATCATAGAGGACCAAGCTGGAATATGTGAGAAAAACTATACAATAATCTGCGGACGAAAGTTCAAGTCTCGATTACTGATCTGGGATATAGAGTGCGTCAGCAGCACCTTTATCTTCCttttttgcatttcttctcCTCTTCCTTTCCGATGGAGGTTCTTTTGCTTTTAGATCATTGCAGAAAGATCTTAATGACGCAGCCAGTTGACTGTTCCGATGAGCTGAAACAAGTCCATGTCAGCTTATGGTATATGAACATcgaaaataaacaaacaaacaaaaacaaaaacgagagagagagagagagagagatatatatatatatatatatatatatatacacttaaCAAACTGAATCAAGATGCACTCGACTTTATTTCCctaaaccagaaattcaaaacGTGCAGACATATGCCATATCAGAGCTTAAACAATGTGCTTCGGAATCCTTGTCAGCAGCACTAATGACACTTGTTTTGTCAATGCAAGTATCACATGTAAGAGGATGACAAAATTGGGGTAAACTGAGAATATCAACGTATAATATGCTCCAATATAAATAACCTGGACTTGTAACGATGATCAATGACAAGACATGAGCCTGTTAATTGAGAAGAAGAATGCTTTTACCGTTTAAAACAATTCAGACTCTTGCTAGTCTTTTTTTTTAGGAGACTTGCTAAAGCATGCAGTATGCAGCTAAACATTCTAAAACTGCAGGTGCACTGAAGTACAATTAGGCATATCATTATTTTGAATAATCCAGAGACAGAAAACTCACTTCCAAAATTATGCGAGTCAACTCACCACAAAGTATGACATCTTCCATGTTTACAGATTTACGACCAGCATGCTGTGAGAATAGCTCAAGGTCCTTTGCCAACTGTTCTGCATTTCAGGAAATACTCCATTTTTAGTTCAAACTTCAACAACTGCAAGAAACCTTTTTGTCAGCAAAGGCTAAGGGTTGCATATGCAAGTTGTGATCTTTAATCAATATTGGTGCTTTCAATTCGGGAATGTCAGACTAACTATCATACATCTTACCCTCTCTGCAGGAACAAAATGCGAGCAGCGAGTAAAACTAGTTTTGTTATGGAAACTTGAAATTTGTAAATATTTTGATCCACTTAATATCCTAGTTTAAATTGGCTGAATACAGGGATGCAAATTCGCTGGTGTCGCATCATTTTAATACATTTTGCAGTGTCAAAAAACATTGTAGAAGATGAATTAGGGGAGAAGAAAATGGGGTTGATTAAGGAACAAGCTACAACACCAGATCTCATCCACTCTCATGGTCATCATATTGTTTTCCATCAAAAATTCATGCCAAGAGCAAAGCTGAAAGCTGGAATAGCTAGACATGAAATACAGATTTCATGTTTCATGGAAAAGCTGAAGAACTTGGAAACACATAAAAATCAAACCAAGATGGCCAACAATTAGATAGAGTTCAAGTCTACCTCTATCAGTTAATAAGCAGCTTAAGATGCAATTGTTGCAGAAAATTAGATGTTAAGAATATTATACAGATTATAAGTTGGTGATCCTTGTCATCCATCTGAAATGAACAGAAGTATCCTAAACCTAATCTTCCAGACAGACCAATTGACCATGATGCAAAATTATCGAGAATCGGTCTTTGGGAGATGCTACTTTTGTGGCCTAATACATTGAGCCTCCTTGCTCTTGCCTTTCATCATCTCCACACCCCAAAGATGAGCACATTCCCATACTGGATACATGCTGAACTAAATTGGTTATGGACCAAACTTTCAGTCAAGACGACTTCACATTTGAGATTATCTTGATTAAGTTGAAATAATCAAGTTGCCTTAATCAAGATAATCTCAAAAGAAGATAAGTCAAGATGAAATAATGTGATTTTAGGAGCTCTATACAATAAACCACTTCCTGCTGAGACAGTTCCACAGCTCAATAGCCCATTCTGTGCAATCATCGACTGGAAATCCTCTACTATCAGTTATTTGACTATACTCCAAATGGTAACCAAATGCAGAGAGAAAATACACAGAATTGCAGTAAGATGACTAGAATCAAACAGCCTAACAAAACCCAATAAAAATAGTTTCTTTCAAGCCCaccagaaaaaggaaaaaaaatcaagcaCGCATTTTCGACGACGAATTTATCAAAGTTGCTCATTTccattattcctttttttttgggcctCCAAATAACAGGTAAccatatataattttatttaaaactCTAATACAAGCTTAATACACAGAGAACCTTAGGGAGAAAAATATTACCGGCATATTTGAAGGCTAGATCAGAAATACAAGCCATGATCGGTTGCGAAACTTCCATCCCATTCTTTTTTGCTGCTCAAAAAATTtcgaatatgagatgattttacATAATATTATGCAATCAAGTATCCAAAAGCTAATTAAAATACCTTCCGCTTCAGCAATGGAGATAGTGCAGAGTCGAAATCGATCTCTTAAGATCTCATTGACTGCTTCTTCTTCATCTCTATCCATTTCGCTTTCATTTTCTCCGGCTCCTCTTTCCATCTTCGACCAATTCAGAAATTTGCTATCTAgggttgctttttttttttttttttttgtggtttggggtgggaattttttttggggCCAAGTTGGCCGGAATCAGCACAAAATGCGCGGGAAAAATGAAGGGGGCGCCACGTTTGAAGCAGCTTGGTTTGTTTGTGATGGGCCTAGGCCTCCTGGGCTTCAGATCCCAACAGTGAACAAACTTTTCAATGGCCCGTAAGCAGCACGCTTAGTCAATCTACTCTTaaatttttggacaagattttttaaaaaaaataatggttAATAAAACAAATGGTAGAAGtgtaaataacaaaaaaattgagTCCAAATAACATTTCTCTATAGGATAAAGtgattaaatttaaaatttttttaaaaaacataaaatttaaaGCACCAAAATTGAGCTTTTGTTAAAAGTGTTTTTTACATCAAAAGCTCCGTTCctaattttatggaatgatgTTTATCAAAGCGTTTCAAAAATACTTTTAACATCCAAAAGTGCTTTTTAACTGAAAGCACCGCAACCCCAAACAGGTCCTAATTATTGTTAATAGTGATTCTAAGTAATGATACTCTCTAATCTCTATGTATGCTAATGTCAGCCCATATAAGATCAACTCTTTTGTAAATCATGTTGGACATTATTCACGTCTCTTTTTTCCTACTCATTAATTTTTTCAAGGCCTCTCATCTCATGGTAGGTAAACAACAGAGCAATTGAGATTGAAACTGGCAACTTCAAAAAATCACAACTGATGCTTCACAAAATCAAGAACTTATCATGAGGTGGGTGGATTTAGGATATTGTGTTCAGTGAACGCATTGCATTGATGAGAATAGATCACATATCCTAGAAAAATCTGACGTTAACTCAATGGTAAAATCTT
It includes:
- the LOC113738401 gene encoding protein MHF1 homolog, with translation MERGAGENESEMDRDEEEAVNEILRDRFRLCTISIAEAEAKKNGMEVSQPIMACISDLAFKYAEQLAKDLELFSQHAGRKSVNMEDVILCAHRNSQLAASLRSFCNDLKAKEPPSERKRRRNAKKEDKGAADALYIPDQ